Genomic DNA from Bacterioplanes sanyensis:
TTCTTCGGCAAATTTGGGTTCCCAGTGCGGCCGATTGAACAGCTCAGTCAGGTGATCGTACTGATGCAATTCGCGTAGCGATTGATTGGCTGAAATGGCATCAGCGCGGTTAATCGCTATGTCGGTCACGTCGTAAATAATCAGACAGATGTGATCGACGGCGCGATTAATGGATTCCAGTGGGATCATGCTGGTATTTTGATACATAGTGGCCGCACGTCCGGTGATCGGGCGATAATTTTTGAACTTAAACAGATATGGGCGCTGCTCCCAAATGGTAAACGTGCGGGTTTTTAGCTGAAAAACTGGCTCTGCCTTTTGCATAAACCAATCGCGCGGAATTTCGTCGAACAAATCGAAAATAATTTGCTCTTTGGCATGTTGCGGGCTGACACCGCTGTGGCTTTCCATAAAGCCGTTCCACAACTGAATGCGATAGTCGCGATCGAGCACGACCAAGCCGACATCAATGTTTTGCAGGATGTCCATTAACCAGTGAATGTCGCCAAGCTCAATATTTGGATCTTTCATGGTTTAATCCAGCAAATAGTCGATGACTTTATTCAACTTCAATACCGAGTCTTCGGTAAACAGCAGCAGCAAGTCGCAATCGATATTGACGTGCTCCAAGGTGTAATGAATCTCAATGGCCAGTGTTTTGGTCCACTGATGAT
This window encodes:
- a CDS encoding GGDEF domain-containing protein, whose translation is MKDPNIELGDIHWLMDILQNIDVGLVVLDRDYRIQLWNGFMESHSGVSPQHAKEQIIFDLFDEIPRDWFMQKAEPVFQLKTRTFTIWEQRPYLFKFKNYRPITGRAATMYQNTSMIPLESINRAVDHICLIIYDVTDIAINRADAISANQSLRELHQYDHLTELFNRPHWEPKFAEEHQRSERTGQAASLVLIDVDNFRHINTEYGHQAGDEVLRTLAAALRQTLRQTDSACRFTGESFAVMLIGTDEQQAVHFAERIRKDIEHMIITVPGHEISVTVSIGIAASQPAFESAAAWQQAALRALNHAKDAGRNRTTLFQHQE